In Carassius gibelio isolate Cgi1373 ecotype wild population from Czech Republic chromosome B19, carGib1.2-hapl.c, whole genome shotgun sequence, one DNA window encodes the following:
- the jtb gene encoding protein JTB has translation MESDCRIPMACLRPRILALHALFWGLVSLRVFGAALLSDEKAAVAVTKAVTAPCWQHEEFVVAKECSSCEGLQSKTISACSQTGFVEKINCTNSNRDEYKSCRSTKMEEHLFWKFEGAMLALTVVFAILVVTRQHSLDRQASDKVRRQIESI, from the exons atggagagtgactgtaggaTCCCCATGGCATGTCTGAGACCCCGGATCCTGGCCCTGCATGCTTTATTCTGGGGCTTAGTGTCTCttag agTGTTTGGAGCAGCTCTTCTTAGCGATGAGAAGGCAGCAG ttgCGGTGACAAAGGCAGTGACAGCACCGTGTTGGCAGCATGAGGAGTTTGTGGTGGCTAAAGAGTGCAGTTCATGCGAAGGTTTGCAATCG AAAACTATATCAGCCTGCAGCCaaacaggatttgtagaaaagaTCAACTGCACCAATTCTAACAGAGATGAATACAAGAG CTGTCGCTCTACCAAAATGGAGGAGCATCTCTTCTGGAAATTTGAGGGTGCAATGCTGGCTCTCACTGTTGTCTTTGCAATACTAGTGGTCACTAGACAACACTCACTTGACCGCCAAGCCTCAGACAAGGTTCGGCGACAGATCGAGTCTATTTAG
- the anp32e gene encoding acidic leucine-rich nuclear phosphoprotein 32 family member E isoform X2, with the protein MEMKKRISLELRNKTPAEVAELVVDNCRSSDGEIEGLTDEFKELEFLSMVNVGLTSLAKLPTLPKLRKLELSDNNISGSLETLAEKCANLTYLNLSGNKIKELSTLEALQNLKNLKSLDLFNCEITTLEDYRESIFELLPQVTYLDGFDAEDNEAPDSEADDDDDDEDGEEGAGQLGDYEEEEEEEDEEGSEGGEVGLSYLMKEDIQDEEDDGDYVEEEEEEEGEEEADVRGEKRKRDAEDEGEDDDEDDD; encoded by the exons ATGGAGATGAAGAAGAGGATCAGTTTAGAGCTGAGGAACAAAACTCCAGCGGAG GTAGCAGAGCTGGTGGTAGATAATTGCCGCTCAAGTGATGGTGAGATTGAAGGCCTGACAGATGAGTTTAAGGAACTGGAGTTCCTCAGCATGGTCAACGTGGGTCTCACCTCCCTGGCCAAActacccacactgccaaaattGAGGAAG TTGGAGCTGAGTGATAATAACATTTCAGGGTCACTGGAGACACTTGCAGAGAAATGCGCCAACCTGACTTATCTTAATTTGAGCGGCAACAAGATCAAAGAACTCAGCACACTGGAAGCCCTG CAAAACCTAAAGAACCTGAAAAGTTTGGATCTGTTCAACTGTGAGATCACCACGTTGGAGGACTACAGGGAAAGCATCTTCGAGCTGCTGCCGCAGGTCACATACCTGGACGGCTTTGATGCAGAAGACAATGAAGCTCCAGACTCTgaagctgatgatgatgatgatg ATGAAGATGGCGAGGAAGGAGCAGGGCAGCTGGGAGAttatgaggaagaggaggaggaggaggatgaggaaggcTCAGAGGGAGGAGAAGTTGGACTTTCCTACCTTATGAAAGAGGACATTCAG GATGAAGAAGATGATGGTGACTAtgtagaagaggaagaggaggaggaaggagaAG AGGAGGCAGATGTTCGAGGAGAGAAGCGAAAGAGGGACGCAGAGGATGAGGGTGAAGATGACGATGAGGATGACGACTAA
- the cart4 gene encoding cocaine- and amphetamine-regulated transcript 4, producing MDSVRAAVYLSVLLSLLCVCRGQMSLDNRLSAQEEQDIKRDLAEALGELLDGDQDDRISVEKKASVIPRCDVGERCAMKHGPRIGRLCDCMRGTACNTFFLRCY from the exons atggacagcgtcCGCGCGGCGGTTTACCTGAGCGTGCTCCTCTCGCTGCTCTGCGTCTGCAGGGGTCAGATGTCACTGGACAACCGACTGAGCGCGCAAGAGGAGCAGGACATCAAAAGAGACCTG GCTGAGGCGCTCGGTGAACTTTTGGATGGAGATCAGGACGATCGGATATCTGTGGAGAAAAAAGCTAGTGTCATTCCAAGG TGTGATGTGGGGGAGCGCTGCGCCATGAAGCACGGACCGCGCATCGGGAGACTGTGTGATTGCATGCGAGGAACAGCCTGCAATACTTTCTTCTTGCGCTGCTACTGA
- the si:ch211-191i18.2 gene encoding uncharacterized protein si:ch211-191i18.2, with amino-acid sequence MARLPHHCVMISVCLAGALLLLPLCLGVEEDQYNSNYDTTPTPEYDYNSTFEFWFFSNVSSEELEKYLMENGTETETFRGEEEPTEPTIFDTDQASQSTPLCSLLTLVVMVHPLLRLL; translated from the exons ATGGCAAGACTACCTCACCACTGTGTGATGATATCAGTGTGTTTGGCAGGAGCTCTCCTACTGCTGCCGCTCTGcttgg GTGTCGAGGAGGACCAATATAATTCGAACTACGATACTACTCCAACCCCGGAGTATGACTACAATTCAACATTCGAGTTCTGGTTCTTCA GCAATGTCAGCAGTGAAGAACTAGAGAAGTATTTAATGGAAAAcggaacagaaacagaaacctTTCGAGGTGAAGAAGAGCCTACTGAGCCCACAATCTTTGATACGGATCAG gcATCTCAGTCAACGCCTCTATGTTCCCTTCTTACTTTGGTTGTGATGGTTCATCCACTGCTCAGACTACTATAG
- the anp32e gene encoding acidic leucine-rich nuclear phosphoprotein 32 family member E isoform X1, which translates to MEMKKRISLELRNKTPAEVAELVVDNCRSSDGEIEGLTDEFKELEFLSMVNVGLTSLAKLPTLPKLRKLELSDNNISGSLETLAEKCANLTYLNLSGNKIKELSTLEALQNLKNLKSLDLFNCEITTLEDYRESIFELLPQVTYLDGFDAEDNEAPDSEADDDDDDEDGEEGAGQLGDYEEEEEEEDEEGSEGGEVGLSYLMKEDIQDEEDDGDYVEEEEEEEGEEEEADVRGEKRKRDAEDEGEDDDEDDD; encoded by the exons ATGGAGATGAAGAAGAGGATCAGTTTAGAGCTGAGGAACAAAACTCCAGCGGAG GTAGCAGAGCTGGTGGTAGATAATTGCCGCTCAAGTGATGGTGAGATTGAAGGCCTGACAGATGAGTTTAAGGAACTGGAGTTCCTCAGCATGGTCAACGTGGGTCTCACCTCCCTGGCCAAActacccacactgccaaaattGAGGAAG TTGGAGCTGAGTGATAATAACATTTCAGGGTCACTGGAGACACTTGCAGAGAAATGCGCCAACCTGACTTATCTTAATTTGAGCGGCAACAAGATCAAAGAACTCAGCACACTGGAAGCCCTG CAAAACCTAAAGAACCTGAAAAGTTTGGATCTGTTCAACTGTGAGATCACCACGTTGGAGGACTACAGGGAAAGCATCTTCGAGCTGCTGCCGCAGGTCACATACCTGGACGGCTTTGATGCAGAAGACAATGAAGCTCCAGACTCTgaagctgatgatgatgatgatg ATGAAGATGGCGAGGAAGGAGCAGGGCAGCTGGGAGAttatgaggaagaggaggaggaggaggatgaggaaggcTCAGAGGGAGGAGAAGTTGGACTTTCCTACCTTATGAAAGAGGACATTCAG GATGAAGAAGATGATGGTGACTAtgtagaagaggaagaggaggaggaaggagaAG AAGAGGAGGCAGATGTTCGAGGAGAGAAGCGAAAGAGGGACGCAGAGGATGAGGGTGAAGATGACGATGAGGATGACGACTAA
- the anp32e gene encoding acidic leucine-rich nuclear phosphoprotein 32 family member E isoform X3 — protein sequence MEMKKRISLELRNKTPAEVAELVVDNCRSSDGEIEGLTDEFKELEFLSMVNVGLTSLAKLPTLPKLRKLELSDNNISGSLETLAEKCANLTYLNLSGNKIKELSTLEALQNLKNLKSLDLFNCEITTLEDYRESIFELLPQVTYLDGFDAEDNEAPDSEADDDDDEDGEEGAGQLGDYEEEEEEEDEEGSEGGEVGLSYLMKEDIQDEEDDGDYVEEEEEEEGEEEEADVRGEKRKRDAEDEGEDDDEDDD from the exons ATGGAGATGAAGAAGAGGATCAGTTTAGAGCTGAGGAACAAAACTCCAGCGGAG GTAGCAGAGCTGGTGGTAGATAATTGCCGCTCAAGTGATGGTGAGATTGAAGGCCTGACAGATGAGTTTAAGGAACTGGAGTTCCTCAGCATGGTCAACGTGGGTCTCACCTCCCTGGCCAAActacccacactgccaaaattGAGGAAG TTGGAGCTGAGTGATAATAACATTTCAGGGTCACTGGAGACACTTGCAGAGAAATGCGCCAACCTGACTTATCTTAATTTGAGCGGCAACAAGATCAAAGAACTCAGCACACTGGAAGCCCTG CAAAACCTAAAGAACCTGAAAAGTTTGGATCTGTTCAACTGTGAGATCACCACGTTGGAGGACTACAGGGAAAGCATCTTCGAGCTGCTGCCGCAGGTCACATACCTGGACGGCTTTGATGCAGAAGACAATGAAGCTCCAGACTCTgaagctgatgatgatgat GATGAAGATGGCGAGGAAGGAGCAGGGCAGCTGGGAGAttatgaggaagaggaggaggaggaggatgaggaaggcTCAGAGGGAGGAGAAGTTGGACTTTCCTACCTTATGAAAGAGGACATTCAG GATGAAGAAGATGATGGTGACTAtgtagaagaggaagaggaggaggaaggagaAG AAGAGGAGGCAGATGTTCGAGGAGAGAAGCGAAAGAGGGACGCAGAGGATGAGGGTGAAGATGACGATGAGGATGACGACTAA